A section of the Cryptomeria japonica unplaced genomic scaffold, Sugi_1.0 HiC_scaffold_178, whole genome shotgun sequence genome encodes:
- the LOC131867720 gene encoding serine/threonine-protein kinase OXI1-like yields MVIEVIFLDDHLSSSMCRFYAAEVIVALEYLHEKGIVYRDLKPENILVQDSGHIMLTDFDLSLCLISDHGEYNEWKSRSFVGTEEYIAPEVLWGKFHSYPVEWWSFGVFLYEMSHGQTPFRGFSRKDTFVNIMSKDPFFSSSSSLDDLIQKLLAKEPTERLNRKQIKSHQFFWDM; encoded by the coding sequence ATggtaattgaagtcatttttttaGATGATCACCTGTCTTCATCCATGTGCAGGTTTTACGCAGCAGAGGTGATTGTAGCGTTGGAGTATTTGCACGAGAAAGGAATCGTATATCGAGATCTGAAGCCAGAGAACATATTGGTGCAAGATAGTGGGCACATAATGCTCACTGATTTCGATCTGTCCCTGTGTCTCATATCTGATCATGGCGAATATAACGAATGGAAATCTCGTTCGTTTGTGGGTACGGAGGAGTACATCGCACCAGAGGTCCTGTGGGGCAAATTCCATTCATACCCAGTCGAGTGGTGGTCTTTCGGCGTCTTTCTATACGAAATGAGTCACGGTCAGACACCTTTTAGGGGGTTTAGTCGAAAGGACACCTTTGTGAATATTATGAGCAAGGACCCCTTTTTCTCATCCTCATCTTCTCTGGATGATCTTATTCAGAAGCTCCTTGCGAAAGAGCCGACAGAGAGGCTAAACAGAAAGCAAATAAAAAGCCACCAATTCTTTTGGGACATGTGA